In Flavobacterium okayamense, a single window of DNA contains:
- a CDS encoding MBL fold metallo-hydrolase: protein MHGLTLYFLGTGTSQGIPVIGSEHPVCLSDNPKDKRLRVSVWIYSEEFSIIIDCGPDFRQQMLHSKCEHIDALLFTHEHADHTAGLDDIRPFYFKQGDIPVYAHKRVLDNLSRRFDYIFSNENKYPGAPSVSQVEVKTNESFHVKDQEIIPIEAMHGKLQVFGYRIGEIVYLTDVKTIDFSEIQKIKDCEVLVINCLREEPHNTHFNLEEALDFISLVQPKKAYLTHISHLFGFHDEVQAKLPENVFLAYDNLEITI, encoded by the coding sequence ATGCATGGATTAACATTATATTTTTTAGGTACAGGAACTTCTCAAGGCATTCCTGTAATTGGAAGTGAACATCCGGTTTGTTTAAGTGATAACCCTAAGGATAAGAGATTGCGTGTCTCTGTTTGGATATATTCTGAAGAGTTTTCTATTATAATTGATTGTGGGCCAGATTTTCGCCAACAAATGTTGCATAGCAAGTGTGAGCATATTGATGCGTTGTTATTTACGCACGAACACGCCGATCATACTGCTGGTTTAGATGATATTCGACCATTTTATTTTAAACAAGGAGATATACCGGTTTATGCACACAAAAGAGTTTTAGATAATCTTTCAAGACGTTTCGATTATATATTTAGTAATGAAAATAAGTATCCAGGAGCTCCTTCTGTCTCACAAGTAGAAGTCAAGACAAATGAAAGTTTTCATGTAAAAGACCAAGAAATAATACCAATTGAAGCAATGCATGGTAAACTTCAAGTTTTTGGTTATAGAATAGGAGAGATAGTGTATTTGACTGATGTTAAAACTATTGATTTTTCAGAAATACAAAAAATTAAAGATTGCGAAGTTTTGGTAATCAATTGTTTACGTGAAGAGCCACACAATACACATTTTAATTTAGAAGAAGCTTTAGATTTTATATCTTTGGTTCAACCTAAAAAAGCATATTTAACTCATATAAGTCATTTGTTTGGGTTTCATGATGAAGTACAAGCTAAATTACCTGAGAATGTTTTTTTGGCATATGATAATCTAGAAATAACTATTTAA
- a CDS encoding hydrolase — protein MKNIFLYLFVFSFLINVFQYVNSTKILESKDREVTKAKMHLQQSRDSLMEAQYNDYFDIANDEDAQEYFYSQNLDYQKVMQKVNEDLVSLNTNKEGNPLVPYEPIDGKQFIVNKAKVLNHRWIIAEYSNGELWGQILVKYFFKDGEPTDFQTVDTVLYEKQKIE, from the coding sequence ATGAAGAATATATTTTTATACCTATTTGTGTTTTCGTTTTTGATAAACGTTTTTCAGTATGTAAATTCTACTAAAATTTTAGAATCGAAAGATAGAGAAGTTACGAAAGCAAAAATGCATTTACAACAATCTAGAGATTCATTAATGGAAGCACAATACAATGATTATTTTGATATAGCCAATGATGAAGATGCTCAAGAGTATTTTTACAGTCAAAATTTAGATTACCAAAAAGTGATGCAAAAGGTTAATGAAGATTTAGTTAGTTTAAATACTAATAAAGAAGGAAATCCTTTAGTGCCTTATGAGCCTATTGACGGTAAACAATTTATTGTTAATAAAGCTAAAGTTTTAAACCATAGATGGATTATTGCAGAGTATTCAAATGGTGAATTATGGGGGCAAATTCTTGTCAAGTATTTCTTTAAAGATGGTGAGCCTACAGATTTTCAAACGGTTGACACTGTTTTATATGAAAAGCAAAAAATTGAGTAA
- the yaaA gene encoding peroxide stress protein YaaA, with translation MKIVISPAKSLDFTTKLPTKKYTEAQFLNKSETIQKTLKKKKPKDLMELMSISEKLADLNWQRNQDWKLPFTSENSRPAIYAFNGDVYVGLDAYTIPEEKLDILQDKLRILSGLYGLLKPLDLMQEYRLEMGTSIQIGSKKNLYEFWKKTITDSLNKEIEKNELFINLASNEYFSAVDTKSLKVPVITPEFKDYKDGKLKMISFFAKKARGLMVRYIIDKNVETLEELKNFNCEGYAFDANLSKGNKLVFTR, from the coding sequence ATGAAAATAGTTATATCTCCTGCAAAATCATTGGATTTTACAACCAAATTACCAACCAAAAAATACACTGAAGCTCAATTTTTAAATAAATCTGAAACAATTCAGAAGACTTTAAAAAAGAAGAAGCCTAAAGATTTGATGGAATTGATGAGTATTTCTGAAAAGTTAGCCGATTTAAATTGGCAACGTAATCAAGATTGGAAATTACCATTTACTTCAGAAAATTCACGTCCAGCAATATATGCTTTTAATGGAGATGTGTATGTTGGTTTAGATGCTTATACAATTCCTGAAGAAAAATTGGATATTTTACAAGATAAATTAAGAATATTGTCGGGTTTATATGGTTTATTGAAACCATTAGATTTAATGCAAGAGTATAGATTAGAAATGGGAACTTCTATACAAATAGGTAGTAAGAAAAATCTTTATGAATTTTGGAAAAAAACTATAACAGATTCTCTTAATAAAGAAATTGAAAAAAATGAATTATTTATCAATTTAGCGAGTAATGAATATTTTAGCGCTGTTGATACTAAATCATTAAAAGTTCCAGTTATTACACCTGAATTTAAAGACTATAAAGATGGCAAGTTAAAAATGATTAGTTTTTTTGCTAAAAAAGCAAGGGGATTAATGGTACGATATATTATTGATAAAAATGTTGAAACATTAGAAGAGCTAAAAAACTTTAATTGCGAAGGTTATGCTTTTGATGCAAATCTTAGCAAAGGAAATAAATTAGTGTTTACTCGTTAA
- the coaD gene encoding pantetheine-phosphate adenylyltransferase encodes MTRKAIFPGSFDPITNGHYDIIKRGASLFDEIIVAIGINAEKKYMFSLEERKRFIEEAFKDEPKVKVITYTGLTIDLCRKENADFILRGLRNPADFEFEKAIAHTNRSLSEIETVFLLTAARTSYISSSIVRDVLRNGGDIKKLVPDSVWKTIK; translated from the coding sequence ATGACAAGAAAAGCAATCTTTCCAGGTTCTTTTGATCCTATAACAAACGGTCACTATGATATTATTAAAAGAGGTGCTTCACTTTTTGATGAAATTATAGTTGCCATTGGAATTAATGCAGAAAAAAAGTATATGTTCTCTCTAGAAGAACGTAAACGTTTTATTGAAGAAGCGTTTAAAGATGAACCTAAAGTAAAAGTCATCACATATACAGGATTAACAATTGATTTATGTAGAAAAGAAAATGCTGATTTTATATTAAGAGGATTACGCAACCCTGCTGATTTTGAATTTGAAAAGGCTATAGCTCACACCAATAGAAGCTTATCTGAAATAGAAACAGTTTTTTTATTAACAGCGGCAAGAACATCTTACATTTCATCAAGTATTGTACGTGATGTTTTAAGAAATGGCGGTGATATAAAAAAACTTGTTCCGGATTCTGTATGGAAAACTATAAAATAA
- a CDS encoding D-alanine--D-alanine ligase: protein MINVAIIMGGYSSEFEISLKSGNVVHKNLDSALYRSHRVHILKEKWVYVDESNQEFPINKDDFSVEVNGTKITFDVVFNAIHGTPGEDGLMQAYLELIGIPQTSCDMYQSALTFNKRDLLSVLKPYGIKTATSFYLNKGDIINETEILEKVGLPCFVKPNKSGSSFGISKVKSKEELLPAIEVAYKEDNEIIIESFLDGTEVSVGVINYKGETKVLPMTEIVSENDFFDYEAKYLGKSQEITPARISDEIHSKVASTAKKAYEILKMRGFSRSEFIIVNGEPFMLEMNTVPGLTTESILPQQAREAGISLPELFGNAIQEALNN, encoded by the coding sequence ATGATAAATGTTGCTATCATCATGGGAGGTTATTCAAGCGAATTTGAAATCTCTCTTAAAAGCGGAAACGTCGTGCATAAAAATTTAGATTCTGCTTTATACCGCTCACACAGAGTTCACATTCTTAAAGAAAAGTGGGTTTATGTAGATGAAAGCAATCAGGAATTTCCTATAAACAAAGACGATTTTTCAGTTGAAGTAAACGGAACTAAAATTACTTTTGATGTTGTTTTTAACGCTATTCACGGAACTCCAGGTGAAGACGGGTTAATGCAAGCTTATTTAGAATTGATTGGAATTCCGCAAACATCGTGCGACATGTATCAATCTGCTTTAACTTTTAATAAACGTGATTTATTGTCTGTTTTAAAGCCGTATGGAATAAAAACTGCTACTTCTTTTTACTTAAACAAAGGAGATATTATTAACGAAACTGAAATACTTGAAAAAGTTGGGTTGCCTTGTTTTGTTAAGCCAAATAAATCAGGCTCAAGCTTTGGAATTTCAAAAGTGAAATCAAAAGAAGAATTACTTCCAGCTATAGAAGTAGCTTACAAAGAAGATAACGAGATTATCATTGAAAGTTTTTTAGATGGAACCGAAGTATCTGTTGGTGTAATTAATTACAAAGGAGAAACAAAAGTTTTACCAATGACCGAAATTGTTTCAGAAAATGACTTCTTCGATTACGAAGCTAAATACTTAGGAAAATCTCAAGAAATTACACCTGCTAGAATTTCTGATGAAATTCATTCAAAGGTGGCTTCAACAGCAAAAAAAGCTTATGAAATCTTAAAAATGAGAGGTTTTTCACGAAGCGAATTTATTATTGTAAACGGAGAACCTTTTATGTTAGAAATGAACACCGTTCCAGGTCTAACAACCGAAAGTATTTTACCACAACAAGCACGTGAAGCTGGAATTTCACTTCCAGAATTATTCGGTAATGCAATTCAAGAAGCCCTAAATAACTAA
- a CDS encoding PASTA domain-containing protein — protein MSIVKFLTSKTFFKHLAIAFGIVVVLVFVLLKFLDIKTNHGEEIPVPDLSKMQVKIAQEKLEELGLELILLDTVDFRNDMPPYSIVEQDPKAENTVKNGRKIYVKVNAGEYDDVTLPALKGKTFRQVSANIKSLGLKEGKITYKPHLAKDEVLAVTQKGKTLKAGDKVKKNSTLDFVLGDGKEFYDEQTFDKEETTIETPVEDAGE, from the coding sequence ATGAGCATCGTAAAATTTTTAACAAGTAAAACATTTTTTAAGCACTTAGCTATTGCCTTTGGAATAGTAGTAGTTTTAGTTTTTGTATTATTAAAGTTTTTAGACATTAAAACAAATCATGGCGAGGAAATTCCTGTCCCAGATTTATCTAAAATGCAAGTTAAAATTGCTCAAGAAAAATTAGAGGAATTAGGTTTAGAGTTAATTCTTTTAGATACAGTAGATTTTAGAAATGACATGCCTCCATATTCAATTGTCGAGCAAGATCCAAAAGCTGAGAATACTGTGAAAAACGGGCGCAAGATTTATGTAAAAGTTAATGCAGGTGAATATGATGATGTAACGCTTCCTGCATTGAAGGGTAAGACATTCCGTCAAGTAAGTGCTAATATAAAATCATTAGGACTTAAGGAAGGTAAAATTACATACAAGCCTCACCTTGCTAAGGATGAAGTTTTAGCTGTTACTCAAAAAGGTAAAACACTTAAAGCTGGTGATAAAGTAAAGAAAAATTCAACCCTTGATTTTGTATTGGGTGATGGAAAAGAATTTTATGACGAACAAACTTTTGATAAAGAAGAAACTACAATAGAAACACCTGTTGAAGATGCTGGAGAATAA
- a CDS encoding RluA family pseudouridine synthase, whose product MLENNNEEFEDGDLYEHHRFEVAKGQQPLRVDKFLMNLIENATRSKIQKAAENGNIRVNDEVVKSNYKVKPGDVVQMLLEHPPYEHLLKGENIPLDIVYEDDQLIVVNKPAGMVVHPGHGNYSGTLVNALAYHFENLPMNSSNRPGLVHRIDKDTSGLLVVAKTELAMDYLTKQFAEKTSEREYVAIVWGNVEEDKGTIEGNIDRHMTNRMQMAVYPDGDKGKPAVTHFKVLERLGYVTLISCQLETGRTHQIRVHMKYIGHTLFNDERYGGNAILKGTTFTKYKQFVDNCFKVLPRQALHARTLGFEHPITKEFLRFECEIPNDIKECIEKWRVYSKAQQIEE is encoded by the coding sequence ATGCTGGAGAATAATAATGAAGAATTTGAAGATGGCGATTTATACGAACACCATCGATTTGAAGTTGCTAAAGGACAACAACCACTTCGTGTTGATAAATTTTTAATGAATTTAATTGAAAATGCTACACGTAGTAAAATTCAGAAAGCTGCTGAAAATGGAAATATTCGTGTAAACGATGAAGTTGTTAAATCTAATTATAAAGTAAAACCAGGTGATGTTGTACAAATGTTGCTGGAACATCCACCCTATGAACATTTGCTTAAAGGTGAAAATATTCCACTTGATATTGTTTATGAAGACGACCAATTAATTGTTGTAAATAAACCTGCAGGAATGGTTGTTCATCCTGGACATGGAAATTACAGCGGAACTTTAGTCAATGCATTAGCTTATCATTTTGAGAATTTACCTATGAATAGTTCAAATCGTCCTGGATTAGTACATCGAATTGATAAAGACACTTCTGGACTTTTGGTTGTTGCTAAAACAGAGTTGGCAATGGATTATTTAACCAAGCAATTTGCTGAAAAAACATCTGAAAGAGAATATGTTGCTATTGTTTGGGGTAATGTTGAAGAAGATAAAGGAACTATTGAAGGAAACATAGACCGCCATATGACAAATCGTATGCAAATGGCTGTTTATCCTGACGGCGATAAAGGTAAACCAGCAGTTACACATTTTAAAGTTTTAGAGCGATTAGGATATGTTACTTTAATTTCATGCCAATTAGAAACTGGACGTACGCATCAAATTCGTGTACATATGAAATATATTGGTCATACTTTATTTAATGATGAGCGATATGGTGGAAATGCCATTTTGAAAGGAACAACTTTTACAAAATACAAGCAGTTTGTAGATAATTGTTTTAAAGTTTTACCAAGACAAGCACTACATGCAAGAACTTTAGGTTTTGAGCATCCAATAACAAAAGAATTTTTACGTTTTGAATGTGAAATTCCAAATGATATTAAAGAATGTATAGAAAAATGGAGAGTATATTCTAAAGCCCAACAAATCGAAGAATAA
- a CDS encoding aminotransferase class V-fold PLP-dependent enzyme: MITTEKTQLEQYFQQFREKIIGINETFESPYGVQNIVYTDWTASGRLYQPIEEKMMHEFGPFVANTHTETSVTGTAMTFAYHEARHIIKKHVNANGDDVLITNGTGMTGVVNKLQRILGLRIPENLKEFTSIPDALKPVVFISHMEHHSNQTSWIETIADVVVVQANDEGLFCLENFKKLVEKYKNRSFKIASITSCSNVTGIKTPYHEVAKIMHQNNGVCFVDFACSGPYVEIDMHPEDKEAYLDAIFFSPHKFLGGPGTCGVMVFNKNLYKNNVPDCPGGGTVKWTNPWGEHQYIDSIEEREDGGTPGFLQVIKTALAIRLKEQMGVENILEREHEIVSYIFSKLGNVENINILAPQHQDRLGVISFYIDDLHYNLGVKLLNDKFGIQTRGGCSCAGTYGHYLLHVDKETSNSIVCQISAGDLEKKPGWIRMSIHPTTTNKEIEYVCDAILALAQNHKQWKEDYKYSNQTNEFTHKDFKKSIKDKVEDWFQL, encoded by the coding sequence ATGATAACTACAGAAAAGACACAACTAGAACAGTATTTTCAACAATTTCGTGAGAAAATAATAGGAATTAATGAAACTTTTGAATCACCTTATGGTGTTCAAAATATAGTTTATACCGATTGGACAGCAAGCGGACGCTTGTATCAACCTATAGAGGAAAAAATGATGCATGAGTTTGGTCCTTTTGTGGCCAATACACATACAGAAACTTCGGTTACGGGTACGGCTATGACATTTGCTTATCATGAAGCACGTCATATTATTAAGAAGCATGTAAATGCTAATGGTGATGATGTTTTAATTACAAATGGAACAGGAATGACTGGAGTTGTAAATAAATTGCAACGTATTCTTGGGCTTCGTATTCCTGAAAATTTAAAAGAATTTACTTCAATCCCAGATGCTCTGAAGCCAGTAGTGTTTATTTCGCACATGGAACACCATTCGAATCAAACTTCTTGGATTGAAACGATTGCAGATGTGGTTGTAGTTCAAGCTAATGATGAAGGATTATTTTGCTTAGAAAATTTTAAAAAACTAGTAGAAAAATACAAAAATAGAAGTTTTAAAATAGCTTCAATTACTTCTTGTTCTAATGTAACAGGAATAAAAACACCATATCACGAAGTAGCGAAAATTATGCATCAAAATAACGGCGTTTGCTTTGTAGATTTTGCTTGTTCAGGACCTTATGTTGAAATCGATATGCATCCTGAAGATAAAGAAGCTTATTTAGATGCTATTTTCTTTTCTCCACATAAATTCTTAGGTGGACCCGGAACTTGCGGTGTAATGGTTTTTAATAAAAACTTATATAAAAATAATGTGCCGGACTGCCCAGGTGGAGGAACTGTAAAATGGACAAATCCTTGGGGTGAACATCAATATATTGATAGTATTGAAGAACGAGAAGATGGTGGAACACCTGGTTTTCTTCAAGTAATTAAAACAGCTCTTGCTATTCGTTTAAAAGAGCAAATGGGCGTTGAAAATATTTTGGAAAGAGAACATGAAATTGTTTCATATATCTTTTCTAAATTAGGAAATGTTGAAAATATCAATATTTTGGCACCACAACATCAAGATAGGTTAGGCGTGATTTCTTTTTATATAGATGATTTACATTATAACTTAGGTGTGAAATTATTGAATGATAAATTCGGAATTCAAACACGTGGTGGTTGTAGTTGCGCTGGAACGTACGGACATTATTTATTGCATGTAGATAAAGAAACTTCAAATTCAATTGTTTGTCAGATTTCTGCAGGTGATTTAGAGAAAAAACCAGGCTGGATTCGAATGTCAATTCATCCAACAACAACCAACAAAGAAATAGAATATGTTTGCGATGCTATATTAGCTTTGGCACAAAACCATAAACAGTGGAAGGAAGATTATAAATATAGTAATCAAACCAACGAATTTACGCACAAAGATTTTAAAAAATCAATTAAAGATAAGGTTGAAGATTGGTTTCAGTTATAA
- a CDS encoding lysophospholipid acyltransferase family protein, whose amino-acid sequence MQRILFYIVYAFLWVISILPFPIFYFVSDCIYVLVYRIIGYRKKTVRANIKLTLPHLSDKEVLEVEKKFYHHMCDMFLEMIKTMTISEEEIKKRFTFTNIELFHEYENKNKSIILLYAHYASWEWSLTLGFYTKFAGFGIYKKIQNQYFDKMVRDIRSKFGAELIDTKSTVKRVKENQEKGILGVYGFISDQTPSRQKAKYWDEFMGHVVPIHTGGENLARELDMNVLYMKVMKTKRGHYEATFIPITDDIKSLPVNEVSKLFIREVEKQIYEAPEYYFWTHKRWKFRKEKAQ is encoded by the coding sequence ATGCAGCGAATTCTGTTTTACATTGTTTATGCTTTTCTTTGGGTAATTTCAATATTGCCATTTCCTATATTTTACTTTGTTTCCGATTGCATTTATGTTCTTGTATACAGAATCATTGGTTACCGAAAAAAGACTGTAAGAGCAAACATCAAATTAACGTTACCCCATCTTTCTGATAAAGAAGTTTTGGAAGTTGAAAAGAAGTTTTACCATCACATGTGCGACATGTTTTTAGAAATGATAAAAACGATGACCATTTCAGAAGAAGAAATAAAAAAGCGTTTTACTTTTACTAATATTGAATTATTTCATGAATATGAAAACAAAAACAAAAGCATAATTTTACTTTATGCCCATTATGCTAGTTGGGAATGGTCTTTAACTTTAGGTTTTTATACAAAATTTGCAGGTTTTGGAATTTATAAAAAAATACAGAATCAATATTTTGATAAAATGGTTCGTGATATTCGTTCGAAATTTGGAGCTGAACTTATCGATACAAAATCAACTGTAAAAAGAGTTAAAGAAAACCAAGAAAAAGGTATTTTAGGTGTTTATGGTTTCATTAGTGATCAAACACCTTCAAGACAAAAAGCTAAATATTGGGATGAATTTATGGGACACGTTGTTCCAATTCATACAGGAGGAGAAAATTTAGCTAGAGAACTAGATATGAATGTATTATACATGAAAGTAATGAAAACAAAACGCGGACATTACGAAGCTACATTTATTCCTATTACAGATGATATTAAATCGTTACCTGTAAACGAAGTTTCTAAATTATTCATTAGAGAAGTTGAAAAACAAATTTATGAAGCCCCTGAATATTATTTCTGGACACACAAAAGATGGAAGTTTAGAAAAGAAAAAGCTCAGTAA
- a CDS encoding rhomboid family intramembrane serine protease, with translation MNLVLIVLIGINVLVSLKGFSDSSFFRKYEFHLGSIKAGEQIRMLTSGFLHVDITHLAFNMLTLYFFAPVVIDTFGANYFIVVYFASLIAGSLLTFYIHKEEYYYRAVGASGAVTGIIYSSILLYPEMNLYMFFIPIPIPGYIFGIGYLLYSLYGMKSRTDNIGHTAHFGGAIGGYLVTLLKEPQMIYTNTKMVVLLLIPIIILFYMQKKNKL, from the coding sequence ATGAATTTAGTTTTAATTGTCCTAATTGGTATAAATGTTTTAGTAAGTTTAAAAGGTTTTAGCGATTCGAGTTTCTTTAGAAAATATGAATTTCATTTAGGAAGTATAAAAGCTGGAGAACAAATAAGAATGTTAACCTCAGGCTTTTTACATGTTGATATTACGCATTTGGCGTTTAACATGTTAACGCTTTATTTCTTTGCACCTGTTGTTATTGATACATTTGGAGCTAATTATTTTATTGTAGTTTATTTTGCAAGTTTAATTGCGGGAAGTTTACTAACATTCTACATTCATAAAGAAGAATATTATTACAGAGCTGTTGGTGCTTCTGGAGCGGTAACAGGAATTATTTATAGTTCAATACTATTGTATCCAGAAATGAATTTGTATATGTTTTTTATTCCAATTCCAATTCCAGGTTATATTTTCGGAATAGGTTATTTGTTGTATTCTCTTTACGGAATGAAATCGCGAACAGATAATATTGGTCATACTGCACATTTTGGCGGAGCGATTGGCGGTTATTTGGTAACACTTTTAAAGGAACCTCAAATGATTTATACCAATACAAAAATGGTCGTTTTACTTTTAATACCTATTATTATTTTGTTTTACATGCAAAAGAAAAATAAACTATAG
- a CDS encoding SIMPL domain-containing protein: MKKIFLVLTLITTMLQAQELKQVPSISVSGEGKIKVIPDEAIITLGVQNNGKDATEVKKKNDDTVDAVLKVIKKHGIAKTDYQTERVSLYKNYDYNAKKYSFQASQTISIYLKDLKKYDALIMDLVESGINNINGVDFKSSKIKELEAQARREAILDAKKKAEDYVSVLNQKVGKAITISDNSRTNYPQPMYKTYAMAADSEGVGMNRETLAIGEIEIISNVSVVFEME, translated from the coding sequence ATGAAGAAAATATTTTTAGTACTAACATTAATAACAACTATGTTACAAGCACAAGAATTAAAACAAGTTCCATCAATTTCAGTTTCTGGTGAAGGAAAAATTAAAGTTATTCCAGATGAAGCAATTATCACACTTGGTGTTCAAAATAACGGAAAAGATGCTACAGAAGTAAAGAAAAAAAATGACGATACTGTTGATGCTGTTTTGAAAGTGATTAAAAAACATGGAATTGCTAAAACCGATTATCAAACAGAAAGAGTTTCATTGTATAAAAACTACGATTATAATGCAAAGAAGTATTCGTTTCAAGCATCACAAACTATAAGTATTTATTTAAAAGATTTAAAAAAATACGATGCTTTAATAATGGATTTAGTAGAATCTGGAATAAACAATATAAACGGAGTAGATTTTAAATCGTCTAAGATTAAAGAATTAGAAGCGCAAGCTAGGAGAGAAGCCATTTTAGACGCCAAAAAGAAAGCCGAAGATTATGTTTCAGTTTTAAATCAGAAAGTAGGTAAGGCAATTACAATTTCAGATAATTCAAGAACAAATTATCCACAACCAATGTATAAAACGTATGCGATGGCTGCTGATTCTGAAGGAGTAGGAATGAATAGAGAAACTTTAGCTATCGGTGAAATAGAAATTATTTCTAATGTTTCTGTTGTTTTTGAAATGGAGTAA